GGCGTCGAGGCGAGGGGAGCGGGCGCCGCGGAGGCCGGGGGAGGTGGCCCGCCGTCGGTGGGGCGGGCCCCCGGACTTCGGGGCTCCGTGTCACGCGGCTCCTGGCCCTCGCCGGTGTCCGCACCGCTGCGGGGCGCGGCTCCGCGGGCGCCCGGAGGGGCGCCGGCCCCCGGACCGACGCCCGGGCCCCGCGCATGACGCTCCGTGACGGGCCGGGGGGCGAGGTTGGCCGGAGGGGCCGGTCCTTCGGGCGTTCCGCTCACCGCTTGCTCCCGCAGTGCAGTCGTTGTGCAGTCGATGTCGTACACGTCTCCCCCCGGGGTTTCCCCAATGCCCTTTCAGGCAGTGGGGAAACCCCGGGCCCGGGAGGCGTGCTCCCAGGTGCTTCTCCCGCTCGTTGGGCCTCGCGGCGGGCGGGGACGGGCGGTCGGGTGGGCCGCTCCGGCCAGCTCCGCGCAGGAAAGTGTGCCGATCATAGAGCGCTGCCCGAGGCGTATCCAGCCACGGTCCAGCCAGGCGTGCCCCGTGCGATCCGGAACGGTTCATCGTCAGTTCATCGCCAGATCGTTTCCGTCCGGTCCTGCACCATCTCCGGTTTGGCTTTTAGCGGGCATCGACCGGCTGTGACGTTCCGTGAGTGGCAAAAGAGTCATTCTTTGCTCACCCGGCTGGTCCCGGCCAACAGGACAAAATCTGACGAACGCCACCACGCTGGGTGCGGAGTCTCCCCTTCCGCGCCCGGAGGTAGTCGTGCCGCCACCACTCCGTCCCCAGGAGATGGCCGAGCCGTTCCACGGGTCCGGGGAGCCGGCCGCCGGCGCCGTGGGCGTGCTGCCCGGCAGGGCCGGATGGTGGCCCGACCGGTCCGTGGAGCCGTTCGCGCTGGGCGGCGGCGGCAGCCGGGACGACGGCGGCCGCGGGGGCGGCGGCAGCGGCGGGGGCGGCGGCGACGAGGAACCGCACGGCGAGCGCCGGCTGCGCACCACCGGTGCCGCCTTCACCGCGCTGACCGCGCTGGCCGCCACCTCGCTGGTCGCGGGGCCCGCGATCGCCGGCCGTCAGCCGACACCGTGCGCCCTGGAGCGCACCCGCGCGCACCACTCGGAAGGGCTCGACACCTGGAACGCCGCCTATCCGCGCCCGCGCCGGAAGCTCGACGCCGTGCTGGTCTTCCTCTCCTTCCCGGACGCCCGCCCGCAGACCACGCCGGCCGAGCTGTTCGCCGACTACTTCCCCGCCACCAGCGATTTCTACGAGCGCGCGTCCTACGGCAGCTTCGGCCTGCGCCCGCATCCGAGGCGCACGTGGATCAGGATGCCGCGCCCCTCCACGGCGTACCGGATACGGCGCGACTGGGACGCCGAGCACCGTACGGAGTACCTCAGGGACGCGGTCGCCGCCGCGGATCCCCATGTCGACTTCGGGAAGTACGACCTTGTCTACTTCGTGGCCGACCCCGATGCACCCGGCGTTGATTCCGACGCGACGAAGGTGGTCAATTTCGACCGGCCTTTCACGGTTGACGGTACGAACCTAAGACGCATCGTGACCGTCTTCGAGCGGCATCCGCCGGACAGGAATGTACTGGCGCACGAGACGGGACATGTCTTCGATCTGCCCGACCTCTACCACCGTCCTTCGGACGGCAAGGGTGACTGGGACACGTACGTAGGTGACTGGGACGTCATGGGCAGCCAGTTCGGTCTTGCGCCGGACTTCTTCGCCTGGCACAAGTGGAAGCTCGGCTGGCTCGACCCGCGCCAGGTGGTCTGCGTGGACGGCGGGGACAGCAGCCGGATCGCCCTGGAGCCGCTGTCCGCGCCGCCGGAGCGCCCCGCCGACCGGTTGGCGGCGGGGGCGCCTCCCGTGCCGGGCGGCACAGGGGCGCATGGCGGCGCGGCGGGGGCGCGTACGCCCGGTGGCGTGGTGTCGGCGCGCGGGGCGGGGGGTGCGGACGGCTCCGGTGGCTCCGGCGGGGCTGGTGCGGACGGGTCCGGTGTGCACGAGGGCCTTGCGGCGGGCGGCGGCGGTTCGGGGCCGGGCCAGGGCCGGAGGGCGGCCGGTGCGGAGGGCAGCGGGGGCGCGGACGGCGGCGGGGGCGCGGACGGCGGGCACGGTGACAGTGCGGACGGCAAGGGTCCCGGCGGAGAGGGCGCGGGCGGCAAGAGGGACGCCGGCTGGGGCGGGGGCGTGCGTTCTGCCCGGCTCGTGGTGGTGCGCACCAGCCGTACCAGCGCGATCGCCTTCGAGGCCCGCAGCGCGACGGGCAACGACCGGTCGACGTGCACCCAGGGCGTGCTGGTGTACAGGGTGCGCAGCTCGACGGAGTCCGGGGGAGGGCCGGTGGAGGTGATCGACGCGCACCCGGCCACCGCGGCCTGCTGGGGCGCCTCCGTCTATCCGCCGCTCGCGGACGCGCCGGTCCGCTCGGGCGAGCACTTCCGCGTGCCGGACGGCCATGTCCGCATCGACCTGGAGGTCGGGCCACGGACCCCGTCGGGCGGCTGGCAGGTGAAGGTGACCACCGGGTGAGGGGCGCTGGGGACACACGGGACCGACCCTGACCACGGGGCGTGAGCGCCCACGTGAAAGGGCCCCTCGCTCGCTGCGAGGGGCCCTTTCACCGTCTGTGCGCCGCCAGGGACTCGAACCCCGGACCCGCTGATTAAGAGTCAGCTGCTCTAACCAACTGAGCTAGCGGCGCCTGCTGACGTCGTAGACCCTAGCACCCAGGTCGGCGGGAGGAAAAATCGATATGCGGACCGCGTCGTCGTCCTCGGCGCGCGCCGCGCGGGCGCAGGCCCAGAGCAGCACATCGGGGCCCGGAAGCCAGGGCTGCCTGGTCAGCGGGGCGATCAGCCAGCGCGGCCCGTAGCCGGCCCCCGGGGTAAGCGGTGGCACGGTCACCGCGTCGCCGGGGCCGTGGCAGAGCAGCGGCGGCACGGCGGAGCGCCCGCACCGGCCGACCGCGCCCCACTCCTCCCAGCGCAGCAGCGAGGGCAGCCGGTGGGCGGTGCCGGGAGCGGCGAACAACAGCGTCCGGCCACGGTGCGTGGCGACGGGCCCCGGGCCCGGCCCCTCGGCCAGGAGCCGGTCCAGCAGGCGGCAGCCGAACGCAGCGGGGACGCTCACCACGTCGAAGGACGTGCCGCAGGGCAGGACGAGGGAGGCGGTGGGGGAGGCGCTCCAGCGGGCGAGGGTGGTGCGGGGATACGTTCCTGCGGAGACGAGCCAGGAGGCTCCCTCGTGGGTGATCTCGGTGGGGTTCGGGGGTGCGGGGGCGTTCGGACCGGCTGGGTGGTGCGCACGGCGTGACTCGTGCGCACGGCGTGACTCGTGCGGACGGCGTGGCTGGTCCGGACGGCGCGGCTCGTGCGGGGGGCGTGCCTCGTCCGGGCCGGGTGCCTCATGCGGACGGTCTGGCTCGCCGGGGCCGCTTGACTCGTCCGGGCCGTCTGGCTCGCCTGGACCGCCTGGCTCGTCCGGACTGGCTGGCTCGTCTGGCTCGTCTGGATCGTCTTGGCGGTGGCCCTGGCGGGCGCCCTGATGGTGGTCCTGGAGGCTTGGGTCGTCCGGATCGTCGGGGTCGTCCGGGCCGGTCGGCGCCTCCGGGCCGCTCGGGGCGTCGTCGACCGTGGTCTCGGCGGGGTGGGGGCGGGCCTCTTGGGGTCTGCCGGGTGCGTTCGTGTGCCTTCCGGGAGTGGGTGCGTGCCGTGGGCTGCTCATGGCGCTCATGTCTACCTTGCGTGAGCGGGCGGTTCCTGTGAGTTCCGCGAACTGGGGACAGGGGGGAGGTGCGGGGAGTATTCTCCGCGCGGGCATATGCCGGTCGCCCGTGCGGCGGCACTCCCGTTTGGGGGATCCTTTTTCGCGACCGGCACTCCGCCTGCGGCGAGGCTTCGCCTGCGGCGGGCTCCGGGCGGAGTGTCTTGCTGGTGTCGGGTTCGGCTTCCGGTGGCCCGTGGCCGGGTTTGCGCAGTTCCCCGCGCCCCTTTTCGGGGCTGCCCCTTGCGCTTTCGTTCTTCAGTCCTGTCCGTCGTGGCTGGTCGCGCAGTTCCCCGCGCCCCTGTCGGGGCGCTGCCGCTTGCGGCTTGCTTCTTTGCTCTCCGTTGATTTCGGCTGGTCGCGCAGTTCCCCGCGCCCCCGTCGGGGCGCTGCCCCTTGCGGTTTCGTTCTCCGCTCTCCGCCGGTTCGGGCTGGTCGCGCCCCCGCGGCGGAGCCGCACATCAGCACAGCCCTGCGCCCCAAAGGGGCGCGGGGAACTGCGCGAGCAACCAAGGTCGATCCGCAGGTGGCGGCCGGTCCCAGCCCCCCGCGGCGATGCCCCGCTTCAAGGGGGCCGAAGGCCCCGAGAAGCCGCCGCCGAGAAGCCTCCCCCGTTTGGCACGCCCGATCCCGGTTACCCCCGGAGCGGCGTGCCGAAATCGGGTGGCCCGAGCCCGGGGCGAGGACTTGGATGGTGGGCATGGACGGCATGGACCTCGATGTGCAGCTTGACCTGGACCTCGATCTGGAGATCGGCGACGGCCTGCGGCTGCGCGTGCTGGCGAAGGACGACGCGGACCTGCTGGTCGAGGCCACCAGCGGGGAGTCCGCCCGGTCCCTGTGGGACGCGTACCCGGTGGGCCCGTACTCCCTGATCGACGGGAAGAAGGCGCTGGCGGCGTGGGACCCGGACGAGGGCGGACAGTTCTCCGTGGGGGTCATGGACGGGAACCGGCTGCTCGGCGCGGTCGGGCTGATGCCGGACGGGCCCGGCAGCGTCGAGCTCGCCTACTGGGTGCGACCGGAACAGCGCGGCCGCGGAATCGCCTCGCGAGCCGTCGGGGCCACCACGCACTGGGGTCACACGCGTCTCGCCGTGCCCCGCATCTGGCTGGAGATCCGCCCCGACAACGAGCCGTCCCTCCGCCTGGCCCGCCGCCTCGGCTACCGGCTGGAGTCGCGGATGCCCCGGCACTGCCGCGACCACGTCCATGCTGATCCCGCCAGGGACACCTGGCACGACTGCCTGATCTGGGTGCACACGGCCACCGGGCGGCCGCCCGAGAGGGGAGCGCCGACCGCGCGCGCTCAGCACGGGAGGCCGCCTGCCGCGGGCGCTTAGTGCGAGAGGCCCCCGGCCACCCAGCACGCCGACCGCTCACTCACCGGGTCCCGGCGGCGGGCCGCGAGGCGGCGGCCGAACTGCCCCTGTCCAGCCCCGGATTCCACGACGTACGGCCCACGGGACCGCCCCAGGGTGCCCCGGCCCGCTCCGGCCGCCTCAACCCCCGACCGATCACGGAACGTTTCTCCGCAACCCCGCCGCGAATCACCCCAGATCGTCCGGGCCCCGCATCAACTCGCGGCCGAACTCGATCATCTTCTTCGCGTAGTCCTCGGTCCAGCCCGCGCGCTCGCCGATCACCTCGGGGGTGAGCCGGTCGAAGCGGCGCGGGTCGGCGAGCTGGGCCGCCGCCATGGCCTGGTACTCCATGGCACGGTCGGTGGCCGCGCGGAACGCGTGGGTCAGCTCCGTGGAGCGGGACAGCAGCTCCCTGGGGTCCTCTATCGACTCCAGGTCGAAGAAGTGCTCCGGGTCCGCCGTCGCGGCGGCGGGCTCGAAGATCAGCGGAGCGGGGCGCAGACGGGGCGCGCTACGGGGCCGCTCGGGCTCCGCCATGGGTCTCCTCCTCTTTCGGCTTACCTCGGTTCCGCCTCCATTGTCCCGCGCCCCGCAAGTACCTGCCGCCTCAGCTCTCCAGGTCGCCCACCGAGCGCAGCACGGGGGCCCGGCCGAGGGCCGCCGGGTCGTGGAGTTCCGCTCCCGTGACCCGGAACTCGGCCCGCTCGCCGGGCAGCAGCGTGACCAGCGCCTCGTCGACCTCTGCCGCGGGGTCGAGGCGGTCCGGGAACAGCGCGAGGTCCCGCAGGACCGTGTGCGCCTCCACCTCCACGGTGTAGGCGGGGACGGGGGCGGAGGCGGAGGCCGTGGGGTCCTGACCCGGGCCCGGCTCCGCTCGCGTCACGCGCACCGAGTACTCCGGCTTCGGCCACGCCACCCGGGTGTCCTCCGCGAAGAACTCGACGGCGCGGGTGTCGCCGGCGGTGAGGACCAGGAGTTCCCCGGCGGGGTCGCCCGCGGCGGTCAGCGCCTGGGGCAGGGCGAGGCGTTGCACGGTGCGGGGGGCGGCCTGGAGCTGGAAGGTCTCGGCGGCGAGTTCGCTGCCGTCCAGGGTCCGCCGGCTCGCGTGGAGCACGCCCTCCCA
The nucleotide sequence above comes from Streptomyces sp. TS71-3. Encoded proteins:
- a CDS encoding M6 family metalloprotease domain-containing protein; translated protein: MPPPLRPQEMAEPFHGSGEPAAGAVGVLPGRAGWWPDRSVEPFALGGGGSRDDGGRGGGGSGGGGGDEEPHGERRLRTTGAAFTALTALAATSLVAGPAIAGRQPTPCALERTRAHHSEGLDTWNAAYPRPRRKLDAVLVFLSFPDARPQTTPAELFADYFPATSDFYERASYGSFGLRPHPRRTWIRMPRPSTAYRIRRDWDAEHRTEYLRDAVAAADPHVDFGKYDLVYFVADPDAPGVDSDATKVVNFDRPFTVDGTNLRRIVTVFERHPPDRNVLAHETGHVFDLPDLYHRPSDGKGDWDTYVGDWDVMGSQFGLAPDFFAWHKWKLGWLDPRQVVCVDGGDSSRIALEPLSAPPERPADRLAAGAPPVPGGTGAHGGAAGARTPGGVVSARGAGGADGSGGSGGAGADGSGVHEGLAAGGGGSGPGQGRRAAGAEGSGGADGGGGADGGHGDSADGKGPGGEGAGGKRDAGWGGGVRSARLVVVRTSRTSAIAFEARSATGNDRSTCTQGVLVYRVRSSTESGGGPVEVIDAHPATAACWGASVYPPLADAPVRSGEHFRVPDGHVRIDLEVGPRTPSGGWQVKVTTG
- a CDS encoding bifunctional DNA primase/polymerase, with amino-acid sequence MTHEGASWLVSAGTYPRTTLARWSASPTASLVLPCGTSFDVVSVPAAFGCRLLDRLLAEGPGPGPVATHRGRTLLFAAPGTAHRLPSLLRWEEWGAVGRCGRSAVPPLLCHGPGDAVTVPPLTPGAGYGPRWLIAPLTRQPWLPGPDVLLWACARAARAEDDDAVRISIFPPADLGARVYDVSRRR
- a CDS encoding GNAT family N-acetyltransferase, which codes for MDGMDLDVQLDLDLDLEIGDGLRLRVLAKDDADLLVEATSGESARSLWDAYPVGPYSLIDGKKALAAWDPDEGGQFSVGVMDGNRLLGAVGLMPDGPGSVELAYWVRPEQRGRGIASRAVGATTHWGHTRLAVPRIWLEIRPDNEPSLRLARRLGYRLESRMPRHCRDHVHADPARDTWHDCLIWVHTATGRPPERGAPTARAQHGRPPAAGA